The following nucleotide sequence is from Chloracidobacterium validum.
CGGGTTGCAAGCTCGTACGTTTCACTTCCGCGCAAACGAATGATTCGGTCGTACATGGCACGGCATGCGATGCGGCAACCCAAACGGTGGTTTTCTACCTCCACATGCACACTGACTTGCTTCCGGGTCTGGGACCGCCGCGTTAACCTGGTGTTTCCCCTGGAAACGTTGCACATCTGGGTTGCTCCAGGATGCGCTACAAGCAAGGTGAACGTCTGTCTCATCGCTGTCAAATGACATTGCCTAGATCATTGCCCAGATACAAGCTTGAAACCAACTAGAGCAATCCATAATGATGATACGTATGCATCCTGTCACATTCATTCAAACGCTAGCACGAGTCTTTCGTTTCCACCTTCTTCGCCCAGTTTTTGTCCTTGGACTCAGTGGGTTATGCGGTTTGGTGAATCCGACCTTTGGACATCGGCCTGGGTCACCAACCGCATCTGGTTTGGTGGTTGGCCCAGGGGCTATCTCAAAGCCGGTTCCAGCATCGGCGCAGCGCGCCCGCGACCTGCGCCCGGTGGATATTGTCGCTGCCTGCGTCGAGGCCTTCTTTCGGGGCGATGACCCGGCCATCCGGGCGTTTTTTACCGAACGCGCCCAAGCGACACTCTCTACGCTGGCAACCAATGATAACGCGGCCTACAACGACATTCGACGGGCGCTGTTGGGCGACCATCCACTGAGCCGGCTGGCTGAGCGTGGCGTCCGGGTGGAGTCCATTACAACCGGCACTGGCGCACGCGAGATGTTGCTTCGCTCAGGAACGCGCATCGTTGGCAACATCGCGTTCCGGGATGTGACAGAGGAAAACCTCGCTTCGGTCGAGCTGCGCGCGTCACTCAACACTGAAGAGGCACAGCCGCTCGTTATCAACGTTATTCTGACCCGCGACCGGAAGCTCAAAACCTGGCGGATTGTGGCGCTTTACGCGGCAACGTTTGGCGGACAGACGGATGATGTATTTGACCTGGATCGCTTGTTCGAGGTCCGCATTGCTGCCAATGAGGCGGCCATCCTCCCCTTGCTTGACCAGTTGCAAGAAGCCCAGGCCCGGTATGCGCTGGGGGTTGGTCAAAACCGCTTCGGAACCCTAGCCGACTTGCGCCGCGCGGGTGAAATCACGGGCCTCACGGATGGTCAGTACCGCGGCTATCGGATTGAAATGCTGGTCAACAATCAGGCCGTTCCCCCAACCTTTCAAATCCATGCCGTGCCAGAGCGTTACCGTGAGACAGGCCGCCGCTCGTTTTTGATGGACGATAGTGGCGTTTTGCGTGGGGCGGATCGCCAAGGCGAACGAGCGCGGCTTTCCGACCCGGTTCTCAAGGGGAAGGACAGTGACTCTGCCGAAACTGACTAACGTGCTGTAGAGCTAACTTGCCTGGGCCGCAGGTCTCCGCGCATGCGTGCCTGCTCCCCTGGCTTTTTCGGAGGAACGCGCCGTGACAAGTCCACTTCTACAAGGTGATCTCGTTCAAGATGGGCTGCCAGATGTGATCCGGCGGATTTACACCCGCCGCCTGAGCGGTGAACTCGTCGTGCGTCAGCAAGCCATCAGCAAGGCGATTTACTTTGAGCTGGGGGCGATTGTGTTTGCGCGGAGCAATGACCGCGCGGATCGCATCGGCGAAAGCATGATGCGCAACGGGCTGCTCTCGCAGGCTGATTTTCTGCGCGCTTCCGAAGCCATGGGCCGTGGAAAAAGATTTGGCCGCGTGCTGGTTGAGTTGGGCATTGTCTCGGAGCGCGACCTGTCAAACGCTGTAACTTTTCAGATTCTGGGTATCATCTACTCGCTGTTTGAATGGACGAGTGGGGAATACCAATTCACGAAACAGGAAAAGCTGGTGCCCGACGATTTGCGGCTTGAACTTTCAACCGCCAACATCGTCTTGGAGGGCGTTCGGCGCATCCGCGATTTTAGCATCATCCAGCGGGGCATGGGCGACCTGAACCGACTGATCGGCCCATCGAGCAATCCGTTGCTGCGGACACAATCACTTTCACTCAAGCCCATCGAGCGCCAGCTTATCGCAGGCATCAACATTCCAATGAATGTCTTGCAGGCGATGATGCTCGTCAACGGTCCGCCCAATGCCACGCTCCAGGCGCTGTATGGACTTATCTCCGCCGGAATTTTGGAGCGCCAAGCGGCCCCGGTGGTCAATCGTGAAACTGGGCAGATGGAAATTCCTGCCGAAGTGGTGGAGCAGGCCGTGAGCGCGCCACCGGTGATCCCCCCAAAGGTGGCGGACGCGGCAGCCAAGCGAACCGGCTCGCTCAAGGCCGTAAACATGCTGCTGGCGATGCAGGCCCGACTTGACACCACCAACGACCCGCATGAGATTCTGGGTGTCTCGCCGCACGCCACCCGCGATGAAATCCGAGATGCTTACTACCGGTTGGCAAAAGATTTTCACCCTGATCGCCATTTGAACGCAACACTAGAGACCCGGCGCCAAGTAGATGCTGTTTTCGCGCGGGTCACGGAGGCCTATGAGGCGATTCGAGATGGTGGTCAAAAGCCAACCGTGCTGTCCCCGATGCCGCTGACGGCGGTGACGCCATCGCCGCGTGGAAGTGCACCGCTGCCACCACCCACCTCGCCTGCGCTCGCCGGGGAGACCACGGCGCAACGTGAAGCTCGCGCCGAGAAGGCTTTTCAAGACGCCCGCGCCAAAATTGCGAATCGTGACTTTGTGGGGGCGGTCACCTTGCTCCGTGAAGCCGTGACCCTCAATCCAGACGCTGCCCGCTACCACCTATTGCTTGGGACGACACTTGCTGCCCACCCAAAAATGCAGCGGGATGCGGAAAACGCCCTGAAAAAGGCTGCGGAACTCGACCAGTTCAACACGGCCCCACTGGTGGCGCTGGGGCAGCTCTATGCCCGGGCCGGCATGAACATTCAGGCTGAAAAAATGTTCAATGAAGCCCTGCGTCTGGACCCAGACTCGAAAGTTGCGCGTAAGGGACTAGAAGCCATCAAATCCACCAAGGGCGGTGGTTTCTTTGACAAGCTGTTCAAAAAGTAAGCGTACCCGGCCGCCCTGCGAGCCGAGTCGTTCGTCATCGAGAACCGCCGGTACTTCAACCCGACATCGCGCATCTGCCGCGAGCTGGCCATGGACACAGACGAGGACCTGCTGCGCGCCTTCCAGCAGGGCGACGAACAAGCGTTTACACAACTCTATCAGCGCCACCGGGCGCCCGTGTATCGTTTTCTGGCGCGGCGGTTATCCTCACCCGCGCGCGCTGAGGAGCTGTGCCAGGATGTCTTTGTCGCGCTGGTCGAGCACGCCGGCAGTTGGCGCGGCGAGGCATCCGTCAAAACGTACCTCTACCGCATTGCTTTCAACCGTTTGGTCAGTGATGCCCGTCGCCGTGAGCACCGCGTTATGGCAGCCTCACCGACGACGCCCGACGATGAGCCGTTGCCAGCCGTTGAGCCGACTGCGGTAGAGCGCCCCGATACTGTGTTTGAGCTCAACGAGCGCGCGCGTCTGGTGCGCGATGCGCTGGTTGAGCTGCCCCCCGACTTTCGGGACACGCTGGTGATGAAAGAGTACGACGGGCTGAGTTGTGAAGAAATTGCTGATATTTTGGGCGTGGCAGTCGGAACGGTCAAATCCCGCCTGTTTCGCGCTAAACTGGAACTCAAGCGTCGTCTGACTGACTTTTTTGCTTCGCCAACCCGCTAACTGCGCCTTGGGCTTGGTGGGAGACGGGTGCTATACAAACTTCAGTCGTTTGAATTATGTTTCAGCCTTGCCACGCTTGGTGTTGGTTGTCTGTCACCCGCACGGTAGCTTTAGCCCACAGGCATTGACCCATGAATGATGTTCAATCCATCACAACTACAGTAGTGGAAGATACGGCTTCATCGGTCATCGCCCCACCGCCACCACTTGCCCCGGAAACCTCGCTGGCGGGTGCAGGGCAACGCTGGCTTTTTGAACTAGACATGCTCGTTCAGAGCCTGGGGCATTTTTTTCGAGTTGAGCTTCATCCACTTCCAGAGTCGAGTTGTCCTGCTCTAAGGCAGCGTGATTTCACCGAAGAGTTGCGCATCATTCGGCAGACCGTGTTGCGGATGAATTATTTGTCCACGGAGGTCATTACTTTCCTTCAGGCTTCTATCGCCAAGGGCGATACCGGGCGACTAACCAAATCGGCCACCCCTGATATGCCGGGGGTGGCTGGTTCGCCATTGGTGGCGGCGCTGTATCAACTGACGGAAGCCCTGTTTGATGTCCGAACCATTATTGACGACCTCATCCGTGCCAAGCCAGTCGGGTGTCATACCTTTACGGCGATCGGGCGATTACTCAATCAATCTATTGAGCAGAGTGGCTTCCAACCGGCGGTTCGCCAGATGATCGTGACGCCAAAGCCGGAAATCAGGTCTGACGCCTTGCACAAGCTCGTCGCCGCATTGCCCGACCCGGCGCTGCGCCAAGACTTACGTTACATCTTTAGTTGTTTTTACCGTTTGCTCCGCTATCTGGACTTTATCCAGGATGACCTGCGCCAGGACCGGCCGCTCAAGAGCACGTTGCCGATTTTTATCCTGGTTCGGGCCGAGGCCGAGGCCCTGATCGAGTTTATCGAAACCCGCCCCATGCGGCTGCCCAACCTCCTCCCAGATGTCACCGATGCTTTTGACGCAACGGTGTATGCGCTCGAAATGGAGCTTCAAAAGATTTACGGGCGGGAACTGGTCGGCTTTGCCGAATTGCATCAAGCGCCACCGATTTACGCCCGGACGGAAAACGCCCATGGCTTGCTCCGCGATTGCTTCCAGCAATCACTCGTCGCGCTGGCAGTCGTCTTTGACCCGGCTTTTGATGGCGCCGCCGCCTTTGACATGTTTCAGACCAAACTCGAACAGTCACTCCACTTGCGCGATGACATCTGGCGGTTGCTTTGCCACTTGCGGCGTTTTGAGTCCAGACCAGACAAAACTGCCGTCGCGCCGTTGATCGAGCGGATCACGCTCTTTCGGGATACATCGCTGCGGTTCC
It contains:
- a CDS encoding DUF4388 domain-containing protein, with translation MTSPLLQGDLVQDGLPDVIRRIYTRRLSGELVVRQQAISKAIYFELGAIVFARSNDRADRIGESMMRNGLLSQADFLRASEAMGRGKRFGRVLVELGIVSERDLSNAVTFQILGIIYSLFEWTSGEYQFTKQEKLVPDDLRLELSTANIVLEGVRRIRDFSIIQRGMGDLNRLIGPSSNPLLRTQSLSLKPIERQLIAGINIPMNVLQAMMLVNGPPNATLQALYGLISAGILERQAAPVVNRETGQMEIPAEVVEQAVSAPPVIPPKVADAAAKRTGSLKAVNMLLAMQARLDTTNDPHEILGVSPHATRDEIRDAYYRLAKDFHPDRHLNATLETRRQVDAVFARVTEAYEAIRDGGQKPTVLSPMPLTAVTPSPRGSAPLPPPTSPALAGETTAQREARAEKAFQDARAKIANRDFVGAVTLLREAVTLNPDAARYHLLLGTTLAAHPKMQRDAENALKKAAELDQFNTAPLVALGQLYARAGMNIQAEKMFNEALRLDPDSKVARKGLEAIKSTKGGGFFDKLFKK
- a CDS encoding RNA polymerase sigma factor, translating into MDTDEDLLRAFQQGDEQAFTQLYQRHRAPVYRFLARRLSSPARAEELCQDVFVALVEHAGSWRGEASVKTYLYRIAFNRLVSDARRREHRVMAASPTTPDDEPLPAVEPTAVERPDTVFELNERARLVRDALVELPPDFRDTLVMKEYDGLSCEEIADILGVAVGTVKSRLFRAKLELKRRLTDFFASPTR